A stretch of the Medicago truncatula cultivar Jemalong A17 chromosome 5, MtrunA17r5.0-ANR, whole genome shotgun sequence genome encodes the following:
- the LOC11407027 gene encoding probable WRKY transcription factor 15 isoform X1: MAVELMIGHKNNNLTNKFQENAVQEAASGLQSIEKLIKLLSSSQTCSSNSNPNSMDYKTVADVAVSKFKNVISLLNQNRTRTGHARFRRAPLPSTTATSETRVYHATPLQQIPPLIANNIEVIDKNIIDFSYSSQVSSSFGKSCVSSCSLKRKCGSDNFGNGKCGSSSSQCHCSKKRKMRLKRVVRVAAISLKMADIPTDEYSWRKYGQKPIKGSPHPRGYYKCSSIKGCPARKHVERALDDPSMLVVTYEGDHNHSLSMVEANNLILESS, encoded by the exons ATGGCCGTTGAACTAATGATAGgacacaaaaacaacaatttaacAAACAAATTCCAAGAGAATGCAGTTCAAGAAGCTGCTTCTGGTTTACAAAGCATAGAAAAACTCATTAAATTACTATCATCGTCACAAACATgttcttcaaattcaaaccctaattccaTGGACTATAAAACCGTAGCTGATGTAGCAGTTTCAAAGTTTAAGAATGTTATTTCACTTCTGAATCAAAATAGAACAAGAACTGGTCATGCACGTTTCAGAAGAGCACCTTTACCTTCTACTACTGCCACTTCTGAAACTAGAGTCTACCATGCTACTCCGTTGCAGCAGATTCCTCCTCTAATCGCCAACAATATTGAAGTTATTGATAAGAATATCATTGATTTTTCTTATTCCTCTCAGGTTTCTTCTTCGTTTGGAAAGTCTTGTGTTTCTTCGTGCTCGTTGAAGAGAAAGTGTGGCTCTGATAATTTTGGCAATGGAAAGTGTGGTAGTTCATCTAGCCAATGTCATTGTTCAAAGAAGAG AAAAATGAGGTTGAAAAGAGTGGTGAGGGTAGCTGCAATAAGTTTGAAGATGGCTGATATTCCAACAGATGAATATTCTTGGAGGAAGTATGGTCAGAAACCTATTAAAGGATCACCTCATCCAAG GGGTTATTACAAGTGCAGCAGTATTAAAGGTTGTCCAGCACGAAAACATGTAGAAAGAGCTTTGGATGATCCATCTATGTTGGTAGTTACTTATGAAGGCGACCACAATCACTCCCTCTCTATGGTTGAAGCTAATAATCTCATCTTAGAATCCTCTTGA
- the LOC11407027 gene encoding probable WRKY transcription factor 15 isoform X2, giving the protein MAVELMIGHKNNNLTNKFQENAVQEAASGLQSIEKLIKLLSSSQTCSSNSNPNSMDYKTVADVAVSKFKNVISLLNQNRTRTGHARFRRAPLPSTTATSETRVYHATPLQQIPPLIANNIEVIDKNIIDFSYSSQVSSSFGKSCVSSCSLKRKCGSDNFGNGKCGSSSSQCHCSKKRKMRLKRVVRVAAISLKMADIPTDEYSWRKYGQKPIKGSPHPSSIKGCPARKHVERALDDPSMLVVTYEGDHNHSLSMVEANNLILESS; this is encoded by the exons ATGGCCGTTGAACTAATGATAGgacacaaaaacaacaatttaacAAACAAATTCCAAGAGAATGCAGTTCAAGAAGCTGCTTCTGGTTTACAAAGCATAGAAAAACTCATTAAATTACTATCATCGTCACAAACATgttcttcaaattcaaaccctaattccaTGGACTATAAAACCGTAGCTGATGTAGCAGTTTCAAAGTTTAAGAATGTTATTTCACTTCTGAATCAAAATAGAACAAGAACTGGTCATGCACGTTTCAGAAGAGCACCTTTACCTTCTACTACTGCCACTTCTGAAACTAGAGTCTACCATGCTACTCCGTTGCAGCAGATTCCTCCTCTAATCGCCAACAATATTGAAGTTATTGATAAGAATATCATTGATTTTTCTTATTCCTCTCAGGTTTCTTCTTCGTTTGGAAAGTCTTGTGTTTCTTCGTGCTCGTTGAAGAGAAAGTGTGGCTCTGATAATTTTGGCAATGGAAAGTGTGGTAGTTCATCTAGCCAATGTCATTGTTCAAAGAAGAG AAAAATGAGGTTGAAAAGAGTGGTGAGGGTAGCTGCAATAAGTTTGAAGATGGCTGATATTCCAACAGATGAATATTCTTGGAGGAAGTATGGTCAGAAACCTATTAAAGGATCACCTCATCCAAG CAGTATTAAAGGTTGTCCAGCACGAAAACATGTAGAAAGAGCTTTGGATGATCCATCTATGTTGGTAGTTACTTATGAAGGCGACCACAATCACTCCCTCTCTATGGTTGAAGCTAATAATCTCATCTTAGAATCCTCTTGA
- the LOC11410591 gene encoding SUMO-conjugating enzyme SCE1 produces MSGIARGRLAEERKSWRKNHPHGFVAKPETNPDGTINLMAWHCSIPGKAGTDWEGGYYPLTMVFSEDYPSKPPKCKFPQGFFHPNVYPSGTVCLSILNEDNGWRPAITVKQILVGIQDLLDQPNPADPAQTEGYHLFIQDAVEYKRRVKQQAKQYPSII; encoded by the exons ATGTCTGGTATTGCTCGTGGTCGTCTTGCTGAGGAACGTAAATCATGGAGAAAGAATCATCCTCAT GGTTTCGTTGCTAAGCCTGAAACTAATCCTGATGGTACAATCAATTTGATGGCATGGCATTGCTCTATTCCTGGAAAGGCTGGG ACTGATTGGGAAGGTGGCTATTACCCACTGACTATGGTCTTCAGTGAAGACTACCCTAGCAAACCACCAAAGTGTAAATTCCCTCAAGGTTTCTTCCACCCTAATGTGTATCCATCTGGAACTGTTTGCTTGTCTATACTTAATGAGGATAAC GGGTGGAGACCTGCTATAACAGTGAAGCAAATCCTTGTGGGTATTCAAGACCTGCTTGATCAGCCAAACCCTGCTGACCCTGCCCAAACAGAAGGATATCATCTATTCATTCAG GATGCTGTGGAGTATAAAAGAAGAGTCAAGCAGCAAGCAAAGCAATACCCATCTATTATCTAG